One region of Takifugu flavidus isolate HTHZ2018 chromosome 14, ASM371156v2, whole genome shotgun sequence genomic DNA includes:
- the bsx gene encoding brain-specific homeobox protein homolog encodes MSLNYASAAPAQRSTSFFIDDILHKPKPLREVLPSPFCGSLASRMPILEYGYPLMPTPILAPHPHHPLHKPEHHQYFFTSGMQMPALFQHHAELPGKHCRRRKARTVFSDSQLSGLEKRFEIQRYLSTPERVELATALSLSETQVKTWFQNRRMKHKKQLRKAQDERKTPAELERTTDISSESELTEKSAAELKRGPAPDSYMLDDHDDEEDDDVDIEDDICSPDHLL; translated from the exons ATGAGTCTGAACTACGCGTCTGCGGCGCCCGCGCAGAGATCCACCTCGTTTTTCATTGACGACATTCTGCACAAGCCCAAGCCGCTGCGGGAGGTGCTCCCCTCGCCCTTCTGCGGCAGCCTGGCCTCCCGCATGCCCATCCTGGAGTACGGATACCCACTGATGCCGACCCCGATCCTTGCGCCTCACCCGCACCATCCTCTGCATAAGCCGGAGCACCACCAGTACTTCTTCACATCTG GGATGCAGATGCCGGCCTTGTTCCAGCACCACGCAGAGCTGCCGGGGAAGCACTGCCGACGCAGGAAGGCCCGGACGGTCTTCTCCGACTCGCAACTGTCCGGCCTGGAGAAAAGATTCGAGATCCAGCGGTATCTGTCCACGCCGGAGAGGGTGGAGCTGGCCACCGCGCTCAGCCTGTCCGAGACCCAG GTCAAAACGTGGTTCCAGAACCGGCGGATGAAGCACAAGAAGCAGCTGAGGAAGGCGCAGGACGAGCGGAAGACCCCCGCGGAGCTGGAGAGGACCACCGACATCTCCAGCGAGAGCGAGCTGACGGAGAAGAGCGCGGCCGAGCTGAAGCGCGGCCCCGCGCCGGACTCATACATGCTGGACGACCACGAcgacgaggaggacgacgacGTGGACATCGAGGACGACATTTGCTCCCCGGACCATCTACTATAG